From the genome of Streptomyces ficellus:
CGTCCGGTTCCGGACACCTTAAGCCAGCCGGAGGGGGCGCATTGAGGCGGTTACGCGGTGTGCTCGGTGTGCTCGTCGGCGACCGCGAGGGCCGCGTCGAGGGCGGCGAGCCCCTCCTTGGCCTCCGCCTCGGTGATGTTGCAGGCGGGGACGGCGTGGGTGCGGTTCATGTTGATGAAGGGCCACAGGCCGTTCTTCTTGCAGGCCGCGCCGAAGGCCGCCATGGGGGCGTTGGCCTCGCCCTGCGCGTTGTACGGGACGAGCGGCTCGCGCGTCTCCTTGTTCCGGACGAGGTCCAGCGCCCAGAAGGCGCCGAGGCCGCGCACCTCGCCGACGGAGGGGTGGCGCTCGGCGAGTGCGCGCAGGCCGGGGCCGAGGACGTTCTCACCGAGGTGGGCGGCCTGTTCGACGACCTTCTCGTCCTCCATGACCTGGATGGTGGCGACGGCGGCCGCGCAGGCGAGCGGGTGCCCGGAGTAGGTGAGGCCGCCGGGGTAGGGCCGCTTGTCGAAGGTGGCGGCGATCTTCTCGGAGATGGCGACCCCGCCGAGGGGCACGTACCCGGAGTTGACGCCCTTGGCGAAGGTCAGCAGGTCGGGGACGACGCCGAAGTGGTCGGCGGCGAACCAGGCGCCGGTGCGGCCGAAGCCCGCCATGACCTCGTCGAGGACGAGCACGATGCCGTGCCGGTCGCAGAGCTCGCGCACGCCGGCGAGGTAGCCGGGCGGCGGGGTCATGATGCCGGCGGTGCCGGGGACGGTCTCCAGGATGATCGCGGCGATGGACTGCGGCCCCTCGAAGGCGATGGTGTCCTCGAGGTGCGCCAGGGCGCGCTCGCACTCCTGCGCCTCGGTCTCGGCGTAGAACGGCGAGCGGTAGAGGAAGGGCGCCCAGAAGCGCACGACGCCGGCGGAGGCGGTGTCGGAGGCCCAGCGGCGCGGGTCGCCGGTGAGGTTGATCGCGGTGGAGGTGGCGCCGTGGTACGAGCGGTAGGCGCTCATGATCTTGGGGCGGCCGGTGTGCAGCCGGGCCATGCGGGCGGCGTTCTCGACCGCCTCGGCGCCGCCGTTGGTGAAGAAGATCTTGTCGAGGTCGCCCGGCGTGCGCTCGGCGATGAGGCGTGCGGCCTCGGAGCGTACGTCGATGGCGAAGGCGGGCGCGAAGGTCGTCAGCTTCGCGGCCTGCTCCTGGATCGCGGCGACGACCCGGGGGTGCTGGTAGCCGATGTTGGTGTAGACGAGGCCGCTGGTGAAGTCGAGGTAGCGGTTCCCCTCGTAGTCCCAGAAGTACGCCCCCTCGGCGCCGGCCACGGCGAGCGGGTCGATCAGCCCCTGGGCGGACCAGGAGTGGAAGACGTGGGCGCGGTCGGCGGCTTTAACGGCTGCACCGGCCTGGGGATCGGGAACGCCCGGGGCGGCGGGTGCGGTGGTGGCAGCGGTGACGGGTGCGGCATGAGGGGTCATGCCGCCCAGGGTAAGGACGCGCAGGTGGGCGCCGGTATGGCCATCTTGTATGGCGGAAGGCGCGGAGGTCGGCAGGGTGTCGGGCGGAGGGGCCCGTTGAAAGGCATGGGGGGCCCGAGAAAGGCATTGACAGCATACTGTCGTCATGACAGCATTCTGTCATCGGCACGACCGCAGCTTCACCGACGCTCCAGTCAGGGAGAACTCCATGTCCGGCACCGACACGCGCAAGACCGTCCATCTCGCGATCTACGACACGCTGGCCGACTGGGAGACGGGGCACGCCACCGCGTGGCTGGCCCGCAGCGGGTTCGACATCCGCACGGTCGGGCCCACCACCGGCCCGGTGACCAGCGTCGGCGGACTGCGCATCACCCCCGACCTCGCCCTGGCCGAGCTGCGGCCCGAGGACAGCGCGCTGCTGATCCTCCCGGGCGCCGACCTCTGGGACACGAGCGAGGACCTGGCGCCCTTCGCCACCGCGGCGCGGGCCTTCCTCGACGCGGGTGTGCCGGTGGCCGCGATATGCGGGGCCACCGCCGGCCTGGCTCGCGAGGGCCTGCTCGACGACCGGCCGCACACCAGCGCCGTCTCCTTCTACCTCGCGGCGACGGGCTACAAGGGCGGCGAGCACTACGTCGACACGGACGCGGTCACCGACGGCGACCTCATCACGGCCGGGCCCACGGAGCCGGTGGCCTTCGCCCGCGAGGTCCTGGGCAGGATGGGGGCGTTCGAGGGCGCGAAGCTCGACGCCTGGTACCGGCTGTTCCACGACTCCGACCCGGCCGCCTTCGAGGAGCTGAACTCGTGAGCCGTGCCGAGAGGGAGCTCCAGGACCTGCTCAGCCGGACGGCGCTGGGGGTGTTCCGGCTGAACGGCCAGTTCCTCGGCGTCTCCGAGAAGCTGGCCAGGCCGGCCGGGATCACCGCCGCATGGTGGCAGGTCCTCGGGGCGGTGCTGTCCGAGCCGCTGCCGGTCTCCGGGATCGCCCGCGCGATGGGCATCACCCGGCAGAGCGTGCAGCGGATCGCGGACCTGCTGGTCCACGAGGGCCTGGCGGAGTACCGGCCGAACCCGGCGCACCGCCGCTCCAAGCTCCTCGCCCCGACGCAGTTGGGCCGGGGGACGATCGCCCGCATAGAACCGGGCCATGCCGAGTTCGCGACCCGTCTCGCCGCCGAGCTGGGGGTGGAGGCCTTCACCGAGACGGCACGGGTCCTGGAGCGGCTGTCGGAGGCGCTGGACTCCCTCACGGCCGGGCCTTCGGGCGGGGCGGCGGGCGGGCCCTCAAGCGGGCCCGCGCGTCCCTGAGGAAGTACCGGCCGTCGGGCGGACGTCGGGTAGTGTTGCCGCGTTCCGCAGGAGACCCACCGAGGAGGTGAGACCCATCAACGCCAGGTCAGGCAGGGCTCTCCCCTCCCGCACTTCGTAGACACGGGTCGTCGAGTCGCACGGGAGCGCCCCCAGGCGTCCCGAAAGGCTTGCGCTTCCCATGTCAGCAACACCGGTATCCGTATCGTTCTCCTCCACCGTCACCAGGCTGCGTGCCGCCGGCTGCGTCTTCGCCGAGGACGAGGCGGAGTTGCTCCTGTCCACCGCCCGCACGCCGGACGAGCTCGACGCCATGATCGAGCGTCGCGTCGTCGGCCATCCCCTTGAACACGTGCTGGGCTGGGCCGAGTTCCACGGTCTGCGCGTCGCCGTGGACGACGGCGTGTTCGTCCCGCGCCGACGCACCGAGTTCCTCGTCACCCGGGCCGCGGCCCTCACCCCGGCCCGGCGGCCCGTGGTGGTGGACCTCTGCTGCGGCACCGGCGCGCTGGGCGCCGCCCTCGTCTCGGCCCTGGGCGAGGCGGAACTGCACGCGGCCGACATCGACCCGGCCGCCGTGCGCTGCGCCCGCCGGAACGTCACCGCGGCGGGAGGGCGGGTGTACGAGGGCGACCTGTACGACCCCCTCCCGGCGGCGCTGCGGGGCCGCGTCGACATACTGCTGGCCAATGTGCCGTACGTCCCGACGGAGGAGGTGCAGTTGCTGCCCGCCGAGGCGCGGGTGCACGAGGCGCGGGTGGCGCTGGACGGGGGCGCGGACGGGTTGGACGTGCTGCGCCGGGTGGCCGCCGAAGCGCCCGGGTGGCTGGCGCCGGGCGGGAGCCTGCTGTTCGAGACCAGCGAGCACCAGGCCGCCGCCGCCACCGGGGTGGTCGCCGCCGCCGGGCTGGCCGCGCATGTGGTGACGTGCGAGGACCTGTACGCCACGGTGGTCATCGCGGTACGGGTGTGACGTCCGGGCGGAAGACGGCGGTGTGATGGTGGTTCGGGGTACTCGTGCCGGCCAGGGTGTAACAGGCGCAAATTCGGCGGCAGTTGAGTTTGAAGTGCGGAAAAACCCCGACACCGAACATTCACGGATACATCGCAGGACCCGGTCAACGTTCGTGGCCAACGCACTGGACAATATGCGAACGAATGTACGTTGGATCTAGCTTGCGGGAGCGCACCATACGCGCGATCAAGCACGCCCAAGTACCTCCATGCCCGCGACCCCGAAGGGGAATCAACATGCTGCCCACCCGGATAACGACGTCCATCGCGATCGCCGCGCTAGTGGCTGGTGCCGCCGTTATGACCGCTCCCGCACAGTCGGCATCGGCCTCTACATCGGCACCGGCATCGGCATTGGCATCGGCGGCGGCCGAGGACGCCAACTGCCGTACGACGACGGGAACCCAGGACTTCTACCCCGGGCCGTCCGCCGGCGAGACGTACGACAGCACGTTCCACAACAGTGTGGCCGTGCCGCCGGGTCTGTACAGCGGCGGGTTCGTTCCGCAGGGTCTGGCGTACTGGAACGACTGGGACGGGACGAGCGAAGACGTCCTGCTGATCTCGGCGTACCACTCGAGCGGTTCCGGCGCGAGCGCGATCTGGGGCATCGCCCTGAGCGGCCCCCGCCGGGGCGAGAGCCTTGGTCACATGCTGATCCCCAACACCCACGCGGGCGGCATAGTCGTGACCGGTGGTCACGTGTACGTCAGCGGCGAGGGCGGCGTGAAGTACTGGTCGACCGCCACCGTGCGTGCGGAGCTGGCGGGCGCCAACACGAACAAGGTGATCCAGCCGAAGGGTACGCAGGACATCGCCGGCAAGGGTTCGTTCCTCGGACTCGGCGGTGGCGAGGGCACCACCTTGTGGACCGGCGACTTCTCCGACACGAGCCACGAAAGCATGTGGCAGTACTCGACGAGCAGCACCGGTGCGCTGACGTACACCGGCAAGAAGCGCTGGGTGCCGGCGAAGACCCAGGGCATGGCGGTCGTGGGCGACAAGTACATCTTCGCCACGTCGTACGGCCGCGACAAGCGCAGCAACGTGTGGGTGCGGCCCACGTCGTACGAGACGGACATCACCGATGGGACGGCTTTCTGCATGCGCGCCCCCTCGATGATGGAGGGCCTGGCGTACGGCAACTCCAACGGCAACGAGCACGTCTGGGCGCTCTTCGAGAGCGGAGCCGAGCCGTACGTGAGCGACCCGAACACGCTCAACAAGATCACGAACATCCACTGGGCCGACGGGTCCGAGCTGGCCGGCCTGTACGGCCAGGGCGACTGACACCATCGACGCTCCTGCGGCTGACCAGGGCAGGGCAGTCGCCCACTTCGGGTCGGTGCGGACTCAGGTGGGCGAAGCCGTGACCTCAAGAGGACAGCAGGCGTTCCAGGGCGAGCACCGTGCTGCGGAGCAGGGCGGGGTGGACGAACCGGCCGTCGGCAGGGGGCGGGCAGCGCCAGCTGAGGGGCCAGGTGTTCCCGTGCAGCGCGGGTACCGGCACATAGCTCACCGTGCCGTGGCAGGCGTTGAACGGTGTCGCGCCGGACGGCCAGGCACGGCCCGCCGAGCTGCCCGGAGGGAGGAAGAAGTAGACGCCCCGGCGCCCGTTCGCCTCGATGACGACGGGCCCCGGGTCGCCGCCGGTCAGGTGCTCCAGGAGGTCGGCGGCGCGGCGCCCGTCGTCCCCGTCGACGCGTACGGCGTCGAATTGGACGCCCGCCTTGCGGAGTTGGAATCCGGACGCCGGAATCCATTCGATTCGTGGGTGGCGATTTGACGCATTCACAGGGACATCGTGGACCGCCACGGCTAGCGTTCTCCACGACTGCGGAAGCCCGTAGAAACCGCGTTGACCTGCGGAAAAGGCGTCCGGCAGCAGTCGAATTCGGCGGGGACGGGTTGTGACCGGTTGAGACCGGTTGAATCGAGGCGGTGACGCAATTTGGCGCGGACCGAGAACAAGGAAACGGCGGGTCCGGCGACGCGGCTCGTGGCGGACATGGCACGCAAGATGCGCGTCCGGAAAGGGTGGACACAGGACCAGCTCGGCAAGGAGATCGGTTTCACCGGCGCGGCGGTGAGCGCCATGGAGACCTGCGCCCAGCCGGCGAGCGACGCGATGCTGGAGCAGCTGGAGAAGGTGCTGGGCGACGGACTGGGCCTGTTCGAGCAGGCGCGGCTGTATGTCCGGCTGGACAAGTATCCGGAGCAGTTCAAGAACTACGCGCTGCTGGAGCAGAAGGCGGTGAGCCTGTCGCTGTACGCGACGCTGGTGGTGCACGGGCTGTTCCAGACGGAGGCGTACGCGCGGGCGCTGATCGGCGGTGGGTACCCGCCGCTGCCGGAGCGGCGGGTGGAGGAGCTGGTCGAGGCGAGGATGGCGCGCAGGGAGCTGTTCGAGCGGGAACCGGTGGCGCTGGTCGAGCTGGTGCTGGAGGAGTCGGTGCTGCGCCGCACGATCGGCGGTGCGGAGGTCATGCGGGGGCAGTTGCTGCATCTCGCGGAGTGCGCGCGGAGGCGGAACGTGACGGTTCAGGTGCTGCCACTGGACTGCGGGCTGAGCGGGGAGCACGCTGGCGCATACGGCGGCATGACACTGATCGAAACCCCGGAACACTCTCACCTCGCGTACCTGGAACCCCAGGACGAAAGCCTGTTGATCAAGGAGCCCACAAAGGTCAGCAGCTACGGCCAGCGGTATGCGAGGATCCGAGCACAGGCCCTGGATCCACGTGAATCACTGGGCCTCATCGAGCGGTTGGCAGGAGAGGCGAGATGACCAGCACCCTGCGGTGGTTCAAGTCCAGCTACAGCAGCCCCAGCGGTGGCGAGTGCGTCGAAGTGGCCTTCGACTGGCGTACGTCCTCGTACAGCAGCTCCAGCGGCGGCGACTGCGTCGAGGTGGCCGCCTGCCCCCACACCGTGCGCGTCCGTGACTCCAAGAACCCGGGCGGTCCCGTCCTCGCCGTCACCCCGGCGGCCTGGGGGTCCTTCCTCGACTGGGCCGAGTAGGGTTATCAGTAGGAATCACCTGAAAGGGGGCGACATGTCCGCGATCAGGCAGAGCGTCGAGATCTCGCGTCGTCCCGAGGACGTCTTCTCCTATCTGACCGACACCTCCCACATGCCCGAGTGGCAGGAGAGCGCCCTGTCGGTCACCCCGGCCGGAGGCGGCCCCACCGGCGGCCTGGGCTCCCGGGTCATGGTGACCCGGCAGATGGGCCGTCGGCGGATGCCGATGACCATGGAGATGAGCGAGTACGACCCGCCTCGGCGCTTCCGTATGGACGGGATCGACGGCCCTGTCCGGGGCCATGTGCAGGGGACGGTCGAGCCGATCGGCGACGGCGAGCGGTCGCGCGTGACGCTGGACCTGGACTTCGAGTCGCACGGCATCGGGAAGGTGCTCGTGCCGCTGATGGTCCGCCCGCATGTGAAGAAGGAACTGCCGAAGAACGAGCAGCACCTCAAGGACATCCTGGAGGCACGCCCGTAGTCGGCCACAGGGCCCGGGCGCGCTCCGGGCCCCACAGTCGTCGGCGGGCCTACTTCTCGATGGCGATCACCCGCACGCCGGTCCCCCGGTAGCGTTTGGGGTCGGCGCTGAGTACCGGTCGGCCCCGAGGCCACTCCACCGAGGGCTGGGCCAGGTGCACGGCGTGCGCACTGCTCCACTCGTCGCCATGGACGCGCAGGCGCTTGCCGACCGCCGCAGCGCCGGAGAAGTCCAGACCGGTGATGTCCACGGACGGCAGGGCGCCCACGTGTTCCGCGACGCCCGCCCGTTCGCTCTCGGCGGCGGTCAGGGACAGGGCCGGGATGTAGATCCTCAGGGTGGCGTCATTCTCGGCCTCGACGACGAGGCGCGATGCCATGCGGTTGCCGGCGCCGAGCGCCAGCACGGCGGTGTCGTCGAAGACGATCGCGCGCGGCAGCGGGTACTGGTCCTTCTTCACTGGACCTCCCCGACGCGCCCGGAGACCACGTCCGCCCAGAGCTGCTGCCCGGCCGACGCGTCCTGCTCCGTGTAGGGCCCGCCGAGGAAGTGCTCCTCGACGTACGCCTTGGTCTCCTCGCGCCGCTGCGCCAGTTCTTCCTTGGTCGGCGTCGCACCGGCGAGCTGCGCGACCAGGTCGCGCATGGTGATGCCGCGATCCCGGGCGAGCTCCTGGAGACGGTCACGTACCGCCGGGTCAACCTTGATCGTCGTATCTGCCACGGTGACAGTATACCGGCGGTATACCACCTCGGGGCGTTCGAGTGCGATGGTCATGGCACTCCGTTTCTTTTCGATGGACCCGGCCGCCGGTCGGCGGCCGGGAGTTCTCAGCGGCGGCGGCGCAGGACCTGCCGGACCGACGCGCCGCCGCGCAGTGCCGCCGCGACGAACCCGGCGACGGCGGGCGTGGCGGGGGCACAGCGGGTGCAGGAGGCCCCCTCGGGCACCGGCGCGCCGCAGACGCCGCACTCGGGGCGCACGGGGGCCGTGGGGCGCGGTGCGGGCTTCTTGCGGCGGAGACGGTCGGCCACCAGGGCGGCGGGGGCGTGGACGCGAGCGGGCAGGCCGGAGGTGAGCGCCTCGCGGATCAGGGCGTCACTGGCGCCGACCGCCCACCACTCCTCGACGAGGGTCCTCAGCCGTTCCGCCTCGCCCTCCCCGAGGGCGAGCCGTGGATCGCTGCGGCCCAGCGAGGTGAGCAACCGGGCCGCCGGGGAGGGAGGTTCTTTCACCCCCGTCTTTTCTCCCGGAGGGAGCGGGCCAGGAGCGCCGTGGTCCGGGTCGCCGGAGGCCGGGTTTCCGGCCGTTTCGGGCACGGGCGCGGCAGCGGGGCCTGCGGCGGGCGCGGCGGCGGGGCCGGGATGGGAGGCTTCGGGGTCGTACGGGGTGTCGAAGACCTCGTACTCCGTGCGCAGTTGCCCCATGCGGTCGCGGCGCGTCAGGCGGCGCAGATAGCGGGCCTCCTCCAGCTCCCGGAGAGCGGCGCCGATCCGGTCGCGGCCTTCCTTGCGCTGGTCAGAGAGCTTGCGGATGCTCGCCTTGGCGCCGTTCGGAAGGCTGACGAGATAGGCGAGGAGGCCCACCGCGCACCACGAAATGGTGGCATCGCGCAGCAGGGCGTTGCTGAAAGTGGTGAAGGCGCGGGTGGGCGCGGTACGGTAAACACGCATCGGGAGGTAGTGCTCCTGGTGTCGCGCCCCCGGATGTTGGCTCATCGCGGGGGCATTTTCGTTGTCTGTGCCGCGAATCTAGCGGCATGCACAGCGATCACCGCAATCAACAACCGTTGGTCATACAGTCATTCGAAAGCCGGGGGCGGGAAAACCGGTCTCCGGTGCGACCTGCGGTTTTCCAGCGAAAAGGGGTGGCCACCCGCCGGTGGCCACCCCTGTGTCATATGCCGAATTCACCCTTCCGGGTGAGGCTTTAGGAGAGCGCGCCGCGCGCTCCCCACCCTGTGCCGATCTGGACCGTGGAGCCGAAAGTGCCGTCGCCCCTGCCGCTGTTGCGCAGCAGCTTGCCGTTGGTGTCGCGGGACACGAGGTCGAGCTTGCCGTCCCCGTCGACGTCACCCGCGCCGATGATGGCGTCGCGTCCCGCTCCCCAGTCGCTGAAGACCAGGGTCCGCGCGTGGAACGCACCCGTGCCGGTGCTCTTGTACCGCCACAGGTCGCCGGCCGCGTCGCGCGCCAGCAGGTAGGGGTGGCCGTCGCCGGCCAGGTCGCCCGCACCGATCAGGGTGAGGCCGGTCCACTTCCCGGCGATCTTGACGCCGCCCCTGATGCCACCCGCCGCGTTGTCGGCGTACAGGTAGAGGTCGCCCGTGGAGCGCACGCGGGCCAGCAGGTCGGGCCGCCCGTCACCGGTCAGGTCACCGGAGTTGAGCAGCGCGTCGAAGGCGTTGAAGCCCGCACCGATCTTCGCCTTGGGGCTGCCGGGAGCGGGGACACCGCCGCACGTCCCGCTGTGCCGGTAGAGGTCTCCCGCGGTGGTGCGGACGAGGATGTCGTCACAGTCGTCGCCGTCCAGGTCGCCGAACGGCACGACGTGGTTGATCCCGGTCCAGCCGGTGGACGTCGTGGACGTGCCCTTCACCGGCTCGTGGGCGGTGATCCTGTCGCCGGCGCGGGCGAAGACCTCGCCGATGCCGTCGCCGTCGTAGTCGCGGAAGGGCCGGTGGACGTCGGCCACCTGGATGACGCCCGTCCGCACCGCGCGCGGGCCGCTGCCGTCGCCGGGGTCGGCGCTGAGGGTCCACGTGTAGTGGGCGGCGGGCACGGGCTTGCCGTCGGCTCCCCTGCCGTCCCAGGCGAGCGCGACCTGCGCACCCTTGCGGTCACCGGCGACCAGGGTGGCCACGGTGGTACCGGCCGGGTTCTTGATCTCCAGGGTGGCGCGGGTGGCGGGGCGGGTGAGCTGCCAGGCGGCGTGCCAGATGTTGTCCTTGCCGTTGGCCAGGTTCAGCACCGAGGCGTCCACCCGCTCCTCGCTGAACCCGATCGGCGAACGCGGCACGGTCACCGGCTTGACGTGGATGCGCTCCTGCGCGTCCGTGAACGCCACGTGCCCGCCGAACTTGTCGACCGACCAGTCGGCGTCGGCCGGTACGGAAGCGAAGTCGTTCGTCGTGACGGCCGACGGGACTCCGGTGTGGAAGTCGGTGAGCGTGAGCTTCCCGGCCGCCTTGTCCTTGCGCACCAGGAACCCGTCGCCGAGCTGCGCCTCGCCGAACGGTACGGGCGTGCTCACCCGGCTCTTCTGGTCCCAGACGCCTGCCTTGGCACCCTGGGCGCAGCT
Proteins encoded in this window:
- a CDS encoding DUF397 domain-containing protein, which produces MTSTLRWFKSSYSSPSGGECVEVAFDWRTSSYSSSSGGDCVEVAACPHTVRVRDSKNPGGPVLAVTPAAWGSFLDWAE
- a CDS encoding helix-turn-helix domain-containing protein, which codes for MARTENKETAGPATRLVADMARKMRVRKGWTQDQLGKEIGFTGAAVSAMETCAQPASDAMLEQLEKVLGDGLGLFEQARLYVRLDKYPEQFKNYALLEQKAVSLSLYATLVVHGLFQTEAYARALIGGGYPPLPERRVEELVEARMARRELFEREPVALVELVLEESVLRRTIGGAEVMRGQLLHLAECARRRNVTVQVLPLDCGLSGEHAGAYGGMTLIETPEHSHLAYLEPQDESLLIKEPTKVSSYGQRYARIRAQALDPRESLGLIERLAGEAR
- a CDS encoding aspartate aminotransferase family protein gives rise to the protein MTPHAAPVTAATTAPAAPGVPDPQAGAAVKAADRAHVFHSWSAQGLIDPLAVAGAEGAYFWDYEGNRYLDFTSGLVYTNIGYQHPRVVAAIQEQAAKLTTFAPAFAIDVRSEAARLIAERTPGDLDKIFFTNGGAEAVENAARMARLHTGRPKIMSAYRSYHGATSTAINLTGDPRRWASDTASAGVVRFWAPFLYRSPFYAETEAQECERALAHLEDTIAFEGPQSIAAIILETVPGTAGIMTPPPGYLAGVRELCDRHGIVLVLDEVMAGFGRTGAWFAADHFGVVPDLLTFAKGVNSGYVPLGGVAISEKIAATFDKRPYPGGLTYSGHPLACAAAVATIQVMEDEKVVEQAAHLGENVLGPGLRALAERHPSVGEVRGLGAFWALDLVRNKETREPLVPYNAQGEANAPMAAFGAACKKNGLWPFINMNRTHAVPACNITEAEAKEGLAALDAALAVADEHTEHTA
- a CDS encoding DJ-1/PfpI family protein; amino-acid sequence: MSGTDTRKTVHLAIYDTLADWETGHATAWLARSGFDIRTVGPTTGPVTSVGGLRITPDLALAELRPEDSALLILPGADLWDTSEDLAPFATAARAFLDAGVPVAAICGATAGLAREGLLDDRPHTSAVSFYLAATGYKGGEHYVDTDAVTDGDLITAGPTEPVAFAREVLGRMGAFEGAKLDAWYRLFHDSDPAAFEELNS
- a CDS encoding SRPBCC family protein; amino-acid sequence: MSAIRQSVEISRRPEDVFSYLTDTSHMPEWQESALSVTPAGGGPTGGLGSRVMVTRQMGRRRMPMTMEMSEYDPPRRFRMDGIDGPVRGHVQGTVEPIGDGERSRVTLDLDFESHGIGKVLVPLMVRPHVKKELPKNEQHLKDILEARP
- a CDS encoding MarR family winged helix-turn-helix transcriptional regulator encodes the protein MSRAERELQDLLSRTALGVFRLNGQFLGVSEKLARPAGITAAWWQVLGAVLSEPLPVSGIARAMGITRQSVQRIADLLVHEGLAEYRPNPAHRRSKLLAPTQLGRGTIARIEPGHAEFATRLAAELGVEAFTETARVLERLSEALDSLTAGPSGGAAGGPSSGPARP
- a CDS encoding putative protein N(5)-glutamine methyltransferase yields the protein MSATPVSVSFSSTVTRLRAAGCVFAEDEAELLLSTARTPDELDAMIERRVVGHPLEHVLGWAEFHGLRVAVDDGVFVPRRRTEFLVTRAAALTPARRPVVVDLCCGTGALGAALVSALGEAELHAADIDPAAVRCARRNVTAAGGRVYEGDLYDPLPAALRGRVDILLANVPYVPTEEVQLLPAEARVHEARVALDGGADGLDVLRRVAAEAPGWLAPGGSLLFETSEHQAAAATGVVAAAGLAAHVVTCEDLYATVVIAVRV